In Deltaproteobacteria bacterium GWC2_55_46, the genomic window GGGTTCGATGCTGATCGCTTCAAAAAAAACTCAAATCTGCATGGTGGCTGCTTCCGAGGTGTTCGAAGAGATTTTGGCTTTTTCGTATTCCAGGCTCGGCCATATCAGTGGCCGGGCACCGAGCTTTAATGCCGGAGAAGGCTCTGCCGTGCTGATACTCGAAAGCCTTGAGGCGGCGCTTGAAAGAGGGGCAATGCCATTGGCCGAGGTTGGTGGATGTTCCGTAAGCACAGGTAAGGACCTGGTGTCTTCCTTGACAAAAACCTGCGCGGACTCTCTTAAGAATGCTGGCCTGTCTCTGAATAGCGTCACGCATGTAATAACCAGGCATCCCTACTGGCTTGGAGATTATGAAGAAAAGGCTTTTGCCGGCCTGTTGCGGGGCAAGTCCGTCTCCTCGACATCCGCCTGCATAGGCGAGTGCTTCGGGTTATCTTCACTCACGGACATCGCAATGGCGGCAATTGCGGTCAATAAAGGGAAGATATTCGATTCCATGTGCCTCGATAGTCCGGCCTTGCAAACAGCTGGAGCAACCCCTCTGGAACCCTTAAATGTGCTTGTTGCGTCAACCGGGATCAAGTGCGAGGCCGGGTGCGCCGTGTTGAAAAGGATTTGAATGGCTACAATGCTTTTGCAAAATAGGATAAACCCGCTGCGCCTCCAGGTCGTGCCAAAGGTCCTTACAGGCATGCTTCTTTCGTTTATAGAAAATGAAGGGATGTGCGATTTATTAAAAAGACCCGTGGCATTTTCTTTCGAAGAGTTTTCAGCGGCTGCGCAACGCGCTCTTCATTATGAATTAAAAGACACTGTCAAAATAAGGATGATGAAGGTCGGGCTGGATTTTCTGACGGAGTGCGGGTACCTTGCCAGGCTGGAAAACTCGAAGTTCCTTTTTACGCCCGAGCGCATGGATAAGGCTGCTTACAGGTTGGATGACAGGGAAGGCGACCTTAAAAAAGCATTCTCGGGCGAATTTGATTTTTTCCAAGCATGCCTTGACGAAGCCCCCGGATTCCTAAGGGGAACGAAAGCCCCTGTCGGTTTTTCTCCGGCTTACGAGCAGCTATGGGACGGTTTTCTCGACAATATCGAGTTCGCTACGATGCGCAGGCTTCTTTTGAGTCTGATGGACCTTGAAAACAATCCAGGTTTCCGCGTGCTCGACCTGTGCTACGGAGTGGGTCATGGGCTTTCAGCGATACTTTCTGGTTATCCTGATATTAGATTGGCAGCCCTTGACCGTGAAAATGTCTACAAAGAGGCCGCTCTTAAGAAGACCGAAGGCTTTGATGTGGAGTTCATAAGCGAACATTGGGATGGCTTCGGCTCAAGGCTCCCGATTGACGACGCTTCCTTTGACGCTGTCCACTTCATGTGCGCTGACCCGTATGTCCCGCCAGGAAAGCGCGATGGAGTCTATGGCGAGATAAAGAGGGTATTGAAGCCCGGGGGCACGCTTGGCATGATGACGTGGTCTTATCCTGAGGACGGGGCTCAGGCTCAAGACCCCTGGAGGAGGCGGCAGATACTTGCCCACGACTTTATCGAGAGCGTTTGCGCCGGCTGGCATGGCTTTTATAAAGCAGGCGAGACAAGGGAGATGTTCGAGCGTTTAGGCTTCAGGCCGAAGAAGACGGTATTGCCACTGGAGCCTTCGTTGAGTTCGGTTTTATGGGTGATGGAAAGACCATGAGGCGCGTCGTTGTCACAGGCCTTGGACTTATAACGCCGCTTGACTGCGGAGGGGGCAAAGAGGTCTTCTGGACTGCCATCTCAAGCGGCAGGTGCTCAATAGGCCCGGTGAGCCTTTTTGACGCCTCAGGGTATTCGTCAGGCGTCGCGGCGGAAATAAAAGGCCTTACGGTTAAGCCCGAAGAAAGATGGCAACGACTGTTGGATACCGCAGTCGACTTTGCGCTTTCTGACGCTGGCATCAGGGAAGAAAGTAAAAGCAAAACAGGCCTTATTCTCGGTACAGTCGTAGGGGGGATACTTTCAGGGACCGCTGCGTGGCGCGCCCGCTCTGGTTTACCAGGTTCATATCATCTCTACTCGGGCGCAAACGAAATCGCTAGGCGTATTAAGCTTGAGGGGCCTGTTACTACCGTCTCGACAGCCTGCGCGTCCGGCACTGACGCCGTCGGCATGGCAGCCAGATGTATCCAGTCGGGCGGGGCTGATATGATGATGGCCGGGGGAGGGGATGTCCTTAGCGAGTTTGCCTTCAGCGGTTTCAGCGCCCTTAATGCCATGACCAAAGGCGTTGTAAGGCCTTTCTCAAAAAACCGGGACGGACTTGCGCTTGGAGAGGGAGCAGGCTTTCTTGTACTGGAGGAAGAAAAACATGCAAACGCGAGGGGCGCGCATATATATTGCAGACTCTCGGGTTATGCTTCAGCGGCAGATGCCAACCACATGACCGGCCCTGACAAAAACGGAAGAGGGCTTGCAGCCGCAATAACAGGGGAACGCGCTGATGCAGCTTGACGAGATAATCAATTTTCAGATAATAGCGTACTCAGGCGACGAAGGCTCTGACAGGATCATCGTAAAAGCAGGTTCGACTGAGACAGACGACGCTCTTGTCGAGAAGATAAAAAACACCATTCGCTCTTACGCGAGAGTCGCTCCTGAGGTCGAAATAATGTCCCCTGAAAGGGTGGATGGCCTTCTTTATGCAGGCAACAGACGCAAAAAGATGACCTTTGTGGACATGAGGGGAACCGTTGCATAGGCGTGGTTGATTTATGTTCCGTGTAATATTTCCTTTTTTCTAATAGACCATTATTTAAACATCTGAGAGGGAGTTTTACTGCGATGTCTTTGAACTACGAAGTGATACACGGTCTCGACTTTACTGATGCGCAAATCGAGGAGTGCCTTAAAAGAGAGGGCCTTCTTTCGCTGGAATTGGAATTCAGCCGCAAATGCAATCTGAGATGCGTGTACTGCTACTCCGAAGCCGGAGAGGGACTTAAAGACGAACTCAAGCCGGATCAGCTTATAAGCGTTATCGACCAGGCGGCTGACCTCGGAGCCCGTAAAATCATACTTCTCGGAGGCGGTGAGCCGCTCATCTATGAGGGCCTTGAGGACATTATCAGGTATATAGACAAGAAAGGACTTGAGCAGACAGTATTCACCAATGGCTTTTTGATGACATCCGATCTCGCGAAGTTCATGTTCGACCACAATGTGTCTGTAGTAGTCAAGCACAACAGCTTCAGCAAAAGGGTCCAGGACAGCCTCGCCGGGCTCGAAGGGGCCTACGAAAAGATACAGAAGGCGATAACGCATCTGTTTAACGCCGGATACCCGAACGGGCATCGGCAGATGGGTATTCAAACCATAATCCTGAGACAGAACCTCGATGAGATACCCTCAATGTGGAAGTGGGCCAGAAATCTGGGGCTGATACCCTATTTCGAGATTCTGACAATGCAGGGCAGGGCGAAGGCTCACCCTGAGATACTGGTCTCGACCGAAGAGGTTCAGGAGGTCTTCAGCAAACTCCGTAATATAGACCAGGAGGAATTCGGCAGGACGTGGTCGGCGCATCCGACCATTGCCTCTTTCACCTGCAAGCGCCACCTCTATTCGTGCCTTGTAAATTCGCAAGGCTTTATCCAGCCGTGCACAGGCATAGACCTTTTCGTAGGGAACGTCACGACTGAAAAGCTCGCCGATATTCTCCACAAAAGCCACGTCATAAAGGACTTGAGGAAGATACGCGCAAAGATAGAAGGCCCGTGCAAATCCTGCGACCTGAGCGCGGACTGTTACGGGTGCAGAGGCAATGCCTATCAGCTCACAGGCAATTACCTCGCCTCGGATCCCGAGTGCTGGATATCAAAAAAGCCCGATTCAAAAACGGGCAATACTTCATGCAAATCCTCCTGATCTCAGTTAATACCGAGACAGAGCCGTATCCGGTCGAGCCTATAGGGCTTGCGTATATCGCTGCCTCTCTCGTTAAGGAGGGACACGCTGTCAAGGTGCTTGACCTGTGCTTTGAGGAAGATGGCCCGCATGCTGTTTTGAGCGCGATTGAGGGCTTCAGGCCAGGTCTCATCGGGATATCACTGAGGAATACGGATAACCTTACTTATCCCAAGAGCGTTTCCTATCTGCCTCCTGTCAGGGAAGTCGTTTCCGCGATAAGGAAAAAAACTGCGGCGACTGTCATAATAGGCGGCTCGGGTTTTTCTCTTTTTCCGAAGGAGACGCTTGAGTACCTTGGTCTTGATTACGGAATAATTGGCGAAGGCGAGACCGGAATAGTCGAATTCGCGAAGCTCATTGAAACTGACAGAGAGATAGCCGGAGTGCCCGGGCTCATCACCCGCGAGCCCTATGAAAGATGCGCGCCGGCCGAAGCAGCTTATTTTGGCCGGGTCTATCCCGCGCGGAGCCTCATTGACGGTGCAAGGTATTGCGAGGCAGGCGGCATGGCAAATGTGCAGACAAAAAGAGGATGCCCATTTGAGTGCGTTTATTGCACCTATCCAGTGCTCGAGGGAAAGCGGCTTCGTCTCAGGGAGCCGCGTGATGTGGGAGAGGAAATAGAAAGGCTCTGGAAGGAGAGGGGCACCGATTATTTTTTCTTCGTCGATGATATTTTCAATATACCCTCCAGCCATGCGGCTGGTATATGCGAAGAGATAATAAAGAGAGAGCTCAAGATAAAATGGGCTTGCTTCTGTACGCCGAAAGGCATAACAAGAGACCTCCTTGCTTTAATGAAGGCAGCCGGGTGCACGGGAATAGAGTTCGGCACTGATGGCGGAACAGACGCGACCCTTGCGGCCATGAACAAGGGGTTTACGATTAAGGAAGTCGAGCTCGCGCAGTCACTGTGCGCTTCAGCAGGGGTCAAGGCTGCTCATTACCTGATTCTTGGCGGGCCGGGAGAGACAACGGAAACACTTAAAGAGACCTGCCTGTTCATGGAACGAATAAGGCCAGAAGCCGTTATCGCCATGCTCGGGGTCAGGATTTATCCGGGTACCGGGCTTGAGAGAATAGCGAAAGTAGAAGGAGTTTTAGCCGATGGTGAATCTTTACTCGAGCCCAGGTTCTATATAGCGGAAAAGGTCAAGAAAAGCCTGCTTGAATATATAGGGGCTTATGCAAGAACGCAGCCCAACTGGATAGTCCCGGGGCTTGACATACGGTCCGGCCCCCGGCTCGCTAAAGTACTGGCCAAAATGGGCAAAAAAGGCATCATGTGGGATATGCTCGGGGCATGAGACATGGATAAAAGGGTAGTGATAGTCACAGGCGGCTCTGGGGGCATAGGCGAAGCCATATCGCTCGGATTCGCGCGTGCGGGCGATATCGTAGTAATCAATTACCGGTCTAACGCGGGCCGCGCTGAAAAAACGGCTCAAAAAATCAATGCCGCCGGGGGAGAGGCCTTTACGGTGCAGGCCGACATATCCAGTACCGAAGATGCCGAAAAGCTCGTTACTCAAGTGGTCTCCAGATACGGCAGAGTAGATGTGCTGGTAAATAACGCGGGGATAGCAAAAAGCGGCTTTTTGATACTTATGGGTGAGGTTGCGTGGGATGAGGTCATCGACACAAACCTCAAAGGCGTATACAACATGTCAAAGGCCGTGCTGCCGCACATGTTCGATAAAAAAAGCGGCTGCATAGTGAATGTCTCGTCTCTGAGCGGCGTGACCGGGCTTGCGGGAGAGGTCCCTTATTCCGCCGCGAAGGGCGGCGTGATCTCGTTTACAAAGGCTCTGGCGAAAGAGGTCGCGAAATTCGGTATCCGGGTGAACGCGGTAGCTCCTGGGTTTATAGACACAGAGATGATGGACTCATTGAATAGCGCCGATAAGGAACGCCACATGAAGTCGATCCCGCTCGGGCGGTTCGGAAGGCCCGAAGAGGTCTCAGGTGTTGTAGGATTCCTTGCCTCGAAAGAGGCGAGCTATATTATCGGCGAGACTATAATAGTAAGCGGTGGAATACCGTAACAGTCATAAAGAGGTGGACCTTGGAAAACATAAAGACAAAGATAAAGGAAATGCTTGTAAGGAGACTAAAACTTAACATCCCTGTCGAGGAGATAGGGGATGATATGCCCCTGTTCGGCGGCGGGCTTTCGCTCGACTCCATTGACGCTCTTGAAATAGTCGTAGGCCTGCAGAAGGAATTCAACGCGACAATTGCTGATAAGGCCGCGGCTGAGAAGATACTCGTATCCGTAAACACGATTGCGGAATACGTGAACGTTCAACGATAAACCGATGCCAGGCCGCCATCTTGGTCTGCTCCCCCACGCTTACCCTTTCAGGCTGCTCGACAGGGTCCTTGAATTAGACGTTTCAAGGGGAGTCGGTATAAAAAACGTTACAGCAGGCGAGGCGTTGATGGCCGAAAGGCAATCAGGGACGTTTCCGGACATGCTTGTCGTCGAGGCGCTTGCCCAGCTCTCTGGGCTTATATTGAATTATGACAAGGAAGGCGGCGCCGCTGTGCTGGCGCAGATAAAGACGATGCGCTTTTCCAGGGCTGCCCATGC contains:
- a CDS encoding radical SAM/SPASM domain-containing protein: MSLNYEVIHGLDFTDAQIEECLKREGLLSLELEFSRKCNLRCVYCYSEAGEGLKDELKPDQLISVIDQAADLGARKIILLGGGEPLIYEGLEDIIRYIDKKGLEQTVFTNGFLMTSDLAKFMFDHNVSVVVKHNSFSKRVQDSLAGLEGAYEKIQKAITHLFNAGYPNGHRQMGIQTIILRQNLDEIPSMWKWARNLGLIPYFEILTMQGRAKAHPEILVSTEEVQEVFSKLRNIDQEEFGRTWSAHPTIASFTCKRHLYSCLVNSQGFIQPCTGIDLFVGNVTTEKLADILHKSHVIKDLRKIRAKIEGPCKSCDLSADCYGCRGNAYQLTGNYLASDPECWISKKPDSKTGNTSCKSS
- a CDS encoding beta-ketoacyl-ACP reductase yields the protein MDKRVVIVTGGSGGIGEAISLGFARAGDIVVINYRSNAGRAEKTAQKINAAGGEAFTVQADISSTEDAEKLVTQVVSRYGRVDVLVNNAGIAKSGFLILMGEVAWDEVIDTNLKGVYNMSKAVLPHMFDKKSGCIVNVSSLSGVTGLAGEVPYSAAKGGVISFTKALAKEVAKFGIRVNAVAPGFIDTEMMDSLNSADKERHMKSIPLGRFGRPEEVSGVVGFLASKEASYIIGETIIVSGGIP
- a CDS encoding phosphopantetheine-binding protein; translated protein: MENIKTKIKEMLVRRLKLNIPVEEIGDDMPLFGGGLSLDSIDALEIVVGLQKEFNATIADKAAAEKILVSVNTIAEYVNVQR